One window of Rasiella rasia genomic DNA carries:
- a CDS encoding pyridoxal phosphate-dependent aminotransferase, with product MPAVSSKGARMPESPIRKLVPFAEMAYKQKKTVYHLNIGQPDIKSPKIAMDAVAHHSLEILAYTRSEGSEPYREKIADYYKRNNIMVAAKDIVVTTGGSEALLFAMGTIADQGDEIIIPEPFYANYNGFATASGVTIVPVISKIENNFALPPISEFEKLITPKTKAILICNPGNPTGYLYSREELETLAAIVKKHDLFLIADEVYREFTYDGLKHVSILELEGMAENGIIIDSVSKRYSMCGARIGCFVSKNATVIQTALKFAQARLSPPTFAQIASEAALNTPQSYFDNVIEEYKERRDTLVKLLEEIPGVQVGHPKGAFYCIAQLPIKDSDAFAQWLLEVFDVDGETIMVAPAAGFYSSEGVGKNQIRIAYVLEKDSLIKAVNILKAALLEYQE from the coding sequence ATGCCAGCAGTGTCTTCAAAGGGTGCACGAATGCCCGAATCGCCAATAAGAAAATTGGTTCCTTTTGCCGAAATGGCCTATAAACAGAAAAAAACAGTTTACCACCTCAACATAGGGCAACCCGATATTAAAAGTCCGAAAATTGCAATGGACGCTGTTGCACATCACTCCCTAGAAATTTTGGCGTATACGCGATCTGAGGGATCTGAGCCTTATCGAGAAAAAATTGCCGATTACTACAAACGGAATAATATCATGGTAGCCGCAAAAGATATTGTGGTTACTACTGGGGGTAGCGAGGCGCTCTTATTTGCCATGGGCACCATTGCAGATCAAGGCGATGAAATTATTATACCCGAACCTTTTTATGCCAATTATAACGGTTTCGCTACAGCGAGTGGAGTAACAATTGTTCCTGTAATTTCAAAAATTGAAAATAACTTTGCATTACCTCCTATTTCAGAATTTGAAAAACTAATAACACCAAAAACAAAGGCGATATTAATTTGCAATCCAGGGAATCCTACAGGATATCTTTATTCAAGAGAAGAGTTAGAAACCTTGGCAGCAATTGTAAAAAAGCACGATCTATTTTTGATAGCCGATGAAGTGTACCGAGAATTTACTTACGACGGCCTAAAACATGTTTCAATTCTTGAACTTGAGGGCATGGCAGAAAACGGAATTATTATAGATTCTGTTTCTAAGCGATACAGCATGTGCGGAGCACGTATTGGTTGTTTTGTGTCTAAAAACGCTACCGTGATACAAACAGCTCTAAAATTTGCTCAGGCAAGGCTTAGTCCGCCCACATTTGCTCAAATTGCGAGTGAAGCTGCCTTAAATACGCCTCAAAGCTATTTCGACAATGTTATTGAAGAATACAAAGAAAGGCGCGACACGTTGGTAAAACTTTTGGAAGAAATTCCAGGAGTACAAGTAGGCCATCCAAAAGGAGCATTCTATTGCATTGCTCAATTACCTATAAAAGATAGTGACGCTTTTGCGCAATGGCTTTTAGAAGTGTTTGATGTAGATGGCGAAACAATTATGGTAGCTCCGGCTGCTGGATTTTATTCTAGCGAAGGCGTTGGTAAAAACCAAATTAGAATTGCCTATGTGCTGGAAAAAGACAGCTTAATTAAAGCGGTAAACATTTTAAAAGCAGCGCTGTTAGAGTATCAAGAATAA
- a CDS encoding fasciclin domain-containing protein: MNTTRFFTAAILGALLLVSCKNDTKSNDGAEVSTTENVKVSEKKPEKKVKPLTQEQRRAANGVQRKLMKTKESKEFTRALVTAELIGELEDLETNYTIFAADNDAFKVLEPGQNVLTDPSRRAELVALLSNHIVKGSFSSADLAQEIKKNGKYVLTTIHDKKLTVSMKNDLMVVTNANKSSTVTLGKTDIKGTNGILHIVDGLLK, translated from the coding sequence ATGAACACTACTAGATTTTTTACAGCTGCAATACTTGGTGCATTATTATTAGTTTCTTGTAAAAATGATACCAAAAGCAACGATGGAGCAGAAGTTTCAACTACAGAAAATGTAAAAGTTTCAGAAAAAAAGCCTGAAAAGAAGGTAAAACCATTAACCCAAGAACAGAGAAGGGCTGCAAACGGCGTGCAACGAAAATTGATGAAAACCAAGGAGTCTAAAGAGTTTACTCGGGCGTTGGTAACAGCAGAATTAATTGGAGAACTTGAAGATCTTGAAACTAACTACACGATTTTTGCGGCAGATAATGATGCTTTTAAAGTATTAGAGCCTGGCCAGAACGTACTAACCGACCCGAGTAGAAGAGCAGAGTTGGTGGCGTTACTAAGCAATCATATTGTAAAAGGTTCTTTTTCTTCTGCAGATTTAGCCCAGGAAATAAAGAAGAACGGCAAGTATGTGCTCACTACTATTCACGATAAAAAACTAACGGTGTCAATGAAAAACGACCTTATGGTTGTTACCAATGCCAACAAGAGTAGTACAGTTACCTTAGGAAAGACCGATATTAAAGGTACTAATGGAATATTGCACATTGTAGATGGCTTGCTAAAATAA
- a CDS encoding DUF1573 domain-containing protein has product MKNLLLIAVVLLAGVSMNAQAKFKFKTETIDYGKVAKGSDGVRVFEFTNVGDQPLIVSDVKSSCGCTIPKKPKGAVAPGETGQIEVKYDTQNKVGPIRKTVTVYSNADEPVKALKIKGEVLPAGQSVMQ; this is encoded by the coding sequence ATGAAAAATCTATTACTTATAGCAGTAGTACTTCTTGCGGGAGTTTCAATGAATGCGCAAGCAAAATTTAAATTTAAAACTGAAACAATTGACTACGGTAAAGTAGCTAAAGGAAGCGACGGAGTTCGTGTGTTTGAATTCACAAATGTTGGAGATCAACCACTTATTGTAAGTGACGTGAAATCTAGCTGTGGTTGTACAATTCCAAAAAAGCCAAAAGGAGCTGTAGCCCCTGGAGAAACTGGTCAAATTGAAGTAAAGTATGATACACAAAACAAGGTAGGTCCTATTAGAAAAACCGTTACGGTATATTCTAATGCAGACGAACCTGTTAAAGCGCTAAAAATTAAGGGTGAAGTTTTACCGGCAGGACAAAGCGTAATGCAATAA
- a CDS encoding phosphatidate cytidylyltransferase, with translation MKELIVRTISGLLYAAIIVFSMYTSHEWFMILFLILGGITLSEFLRLVHLKSYLAYGLLLAALYVLSYNILDYNAVLLYLILTCFVNLFLLKDVLWTSKIPMFEKKKYITVIFYLISGFVFLTLIPFQQDSFLPGLIIGVFFLVWSNDSAAYLVGKNFGKHKLLERISPKKTVEGFLGGIAGGILAAFIIFKYTDVFPLWVWICLALIASIFGTVGDLIQSKFKRQAGVKDSGNLMPGHGGIYDRLDSIIYASPFIYAFLLIVDYVS, from the coding sequence ATGAAAGAACTTATCGTTCGAACCATCTCCGGACTGCTGTATGCGGCCATCATCGTATTCTCGATGTACACCTCACACGAATGGTTCATGATACTCTTCCTTATTCTGGGTGGCATTACACTTTCAGAATTTTTACGCCTAGTACACCTTAAAAGTTATCTCGCATATGGCCTTCTTTTAGCCGCCCTCTATGTATTAAGTTATAACATTTTAGACTATAACGCAGTTCTTCTGTACCTTATACTAACCTGTTTTGTCAATTTATTTTTGCTAAAGGACGTATTGTGGACCAGCAAAATCCCAATGTTTGAAAAGAAGAAATACATCACGGTTATTTTTTATCTTATTAGTGGTTTTGTTTTCTTAACACTTATTCCATTCCAGCAAGACAGCTTTTTACCAGGGTTAATTATAGGTGTATTCTTTCTTGTTTGGAGTAACGATAGCGCAGCGTATTTGGTGGGTAAAAACTTCGGAAAGCATAAATTATTGGAACGTATATCTCCCAAAAAAACTGTTGAAGGATTTTTAGGAGGCATCGCTGGTGGTATTTTAGCAGCATTTATTATCTTTAAGTACACAGATGTGTTTCCATTATGGGTTTGGATTTGTTTAGCGCTTATCGCTTCCATATTTGGGACAGTAGGAGATTTAATTCAATCGAAATTTAAGCGACAAGCGGGTGTAAAAGACAGCGGAAATTTAATGCCCGGACATGGCGGAATTTACGATCGATTAGACAGCATTATATATGCGAGTCCATTTATTTACGCATTTTTATTAATAGTAGATTATGTTTCATAA
- a CDS encoding acyl-CoA-binding protein — translation MTSEALDIAFNKAVQSINEHTEPFPADVLLRLYAYYKRATNSENRPSSGKPLISAFKTNALFQNRDMTEDQAKQAYIDTVNQYFLYRK, via the coding sequence ATGACTTCCGAAGCGCTAGATATCGCCTTTAATAAAGCTGTGCAAAGCATCAATGAGCATACAGAGCCATTTCCTGCAGATGTTTTACTGCGCCTCTATGCTTACTACAAAAGAGCTACAAATAGTGAAAATCGACCAAGCAGTGGTAAGCCGTTGATAAGTGCTTTTAAAACAAACGCGCTCTTTCAGAATAGAGATATGACAGAAGACCAAGCAAAGCAAGCCTACATAGATACTGTTAATCAGTATTTTTTATATCGAAAGTAA
- the murB gene encoding UDP-N-acetylmuramate dehydrogenase — MTIQHNKSLKNYNTFGIDVPAERFVAVTTLPELKEVLSAHKNEPIFMLGGGSNMLLTRAVTDLVIHLNLKGISVVSETEDTIQICAMAGENWHEFVQYCIKNNYGGLENMSLIPGNVGTAPIQNIGAYGVELKDTFVSCTAIHIASLSEKTFSKEDCNFGYRNSIFKNEEKGNYSITSVTFQLTKKNHTLHTNYGAIREQLKSQNIEKPTISAISEAVIAIRQSKLPDPAILGNSGSFFKNPVIDTEQFQTFRLQHPGAPFYEVSPTKFKIPAGWLIEQAGFKGKRYGDAGVHKNQALVLVNYGNATGTEIWELALKIQEKVQRQFGIFIEPEVNVF, encoded by the coding sequence ATGACTATTCAACACAATAAATCTCTTAAAAATTACAACACTTTTGGTATTGATGTGCCCGCAGAGCGCTTTGTGGCTGTCACAACTCTGCCAGAGCTAAAGGAGGTCCTTTCTGCACACAAAAATGAACCAATTTTTATGCTTGGTGGTGGGAGTAATATGCTACTCACTCGGGCAGTAACAGATTTGGTAATTCACTTAAATCTAAAAGGAATTTCTGTTGTTTCTGAAACCGAAGACACCATTCAAATTTGTGCTATGGCCGGAGAAAACTGGCATGAATTTGTGCAATATTGCATTAAAAACAATTATGGTGGTTTAGAAAACATGTCACTTATTCCGGGGAATGTAGGCACTGCTCCCATTCAGAATATAGGAGCCTATGGTGTTGAGTTAAAAGACACTTTTGTTAGCTGTACTGCTATTCATATAGCGTCACTTTCAGAAAAAACATTTAGTAAAGAAGATTGCAATTTTGGGTATAGAAACTCAATTTTTAAAAATGAAGAAAAAGGAAATTACAGCATTACAAGCGTGACGTTTCAACTTACTAAGAAAAATCATACGTTGCATACCAACTATGGTGCAATTAGAGAACAGTTGAAATCTCAAAATATTGAGAAACCAACAATTAGCGCTATTTCCGAAGCAGTTATTGCCATACGTCAATCTAAGTTACCAGATCCAGCTATTTTAGGTAATAGTGGTAGTTTCTTTAAGAATCCTGTTATTGACACAGAACAATTTCAGACATTTCGTTTGCAACACCCTGGCGCTCCTTTTTATGAAGTTTCTCCCACGAAGTTTAAAATTCCTGCCGGATGGCTTATAGAACAAGCTGGTTTTAAAGGCAAAAGGTATGGCGACGCTGGAGTACACAAAAACCAAGCTTTGGTTTTGGTAAACTACGGAAATGCAACTGGAACCGAAATTTGGGAGCTTGCGTTAAAAATTCAAGAAAAGGTGCAGCGGCAATTCGGTATTTTTATAGAACCCGAAGTAAACGTCTTCTAA
- a CDS encoding aspartyl protease family protein yields MLLLFFFILEVMVYELKKQRIYVLLCVMFLLGSWCSAQDGFLLPTNVKKNRIKFELVNNLVIVPVELNGTKLSFLLDTGVNTSLLFSVAENDSLELNNAVPTKIRGLGEGGSVEALRSMHNTLQVGKAVDKSHSLYVVFDESLNFSPRMGVPVHGILGYDFFKNFIVKIDYVSNVLTLYNPDHISENPCRKCEEFELSFYANKPFLNVKISEELGLSNALLLIDSGSSDALWIFREDAHITEMPKNYFEDYLGLGLSGSIFGKRSKIDALQIGVYDLTKVSTSFPDENAIKNIVFFKQREGSLGAAVLKRFTVYFDYKNQRMYLKKNSNFKKPFYYNMAGIVLAHDGTVTVKDVQDYRSGSFNLNKSNHNNVAVSLPVNASYNFFLTPRIVVAELRADSPAAKAGVEKGDTILEINGKPVYKQKLYELTAFFSSKAGKTVHLLIERNGATLKKKFILTKVL; encoded by the coding sequence GTGTTGCTGCTTTTTTTCTTTATCTTGGAAGTGATGGTTTATGAATTAAAAAAACAGCGTATCTACGTACTTCTATGCGTGATGTTCTTGCTTGGGTCTTGGTGCAGTGCTCAGGACGGTTTTTTGTTACCTACAAACGTTAAAAAGAATCGCATAAAGTTTGAGCTTGTAAACAATTTGGTAATTGTTCCAGTAGAATTAAACGGAACTAAATTATCTTTTTTATTAGATACAGGGGTTAATACATCGTTGTTGTTTAGCGTTGCTGAAAATGATTCATTAGAATTAAATAATGCTGTGCCTACAAAAATTAGAGGCTTAGGTGAAGGTGGTAGTGTTGAAGCGCTAAGAAGTATGCATAATACCTTACAAGTGGGAAAAGCTGTAGATAAAAGTCATTCGTTATATGTGGTTTTTGACGAATCGCTTAACTTTTCACCTAGAATGGGGGTGCCAGTACATGGTATTTTGGGGTATGATTTCTTTAAAAATTTTATTGTTAAAATAGATTATGTTTCGAATGTGCTAACACTTTACAATCCTGATCACATATCAGAAAATCCTTGCAGAAAGTGTGAAGAATTTGAGCTTTCATTTTATGCAAATAAACCCTTTTTAAACGTTAAAATTTCCGAAGAACTAGGACTAAGCAATGCCTTGTTGCTTATAGATTCTGGTTCCAGCGATGCCTTATGGATTTTTCGAGAAGACGCCCATATTACTGAAATGCCTAAAAATTACTTTGAAGATTATTTAGGGCTCGGGTTAAGTGGTAGTATCTTCGGAAAGCGTTCTAAAATTGATGCGCTTCAGATAGGTGTCTATGACCTCACAAAGGTGAGTACGTCATTTCCTGATGAAAACGCAATTAAGAACATTGTGTTTTTTAAACAAAGGGAAGGGAGTCTTGGCGCTGCAGTACTAAAAAGGTTTACGGTGTATTTTGATTATAAGAACCAAAGAATGTACTTAAAAAAGAATAGTAATTTTAAGAAACCCTTTTACTACAACATGGCTGGGATTGTCTTAGCTCACGATGGTACGGTTACCGTGAAAGATGTGCAAGATTATAGAAGTGGTTCCTTCAATTTAAATAAAAGCAATCATAATAATGTTGCTGTTTCTTTACCTGTTAACGCTAGCTACAATTTTTTTCTTACACCTCGTATTGTCGTAGCAGAATTACGGGCAGATTCTCCTGCAGCCAAAGCGGGTGTTGAAAAAGGCGATACTATCCTTGAAATTAACGGAAAACCGGTTTACAAACAAAAACTTTACGAGCTTACGGCCTTTTTTAGCTCTAAAGCGGGGAAGACGGTTCATTTGCTTATTGAGCGAAATGGAGCTACATTAAAGAAGAAATTTATACTTACAAAAGTGCTATAA
- a CDS encoding glycosyltransferase: MVLLYVLAAVVLINCGYYILFSKFSFLKPPTVSTYKTYPVSIIICAKNEAENLAKNIPSILAQAYPNFEVILINDSSSDNTLDVMEDFANEDNRVKIVNVENNEAFWGNKKYALTLGIKKAVNKRMLFTDADCKPASPNWLAEMTKNLDQTKQLVLGYGAYVKEKGFLNALIRFETLMTALQYFSYAKAGTPYMGVGRNLAYTSKLYYDNNGFISHIQLPSGDDDLFVNEVATSANTVLCFSEESFTISKPKTTFKAWLLQKRRHVTTAKLYKPKHKFLLSTYYVANLLFWLLTPVCLLLSNWKIVLAVVLVRLLCQYIVVGKAAQNLKERNLIPFLPFLELFLVCFQLSIFIFNSSAKPTRWK; this comes from the coding sequence ATGGTATTACTCTACGTATTGGCTGCTGTTGTACTTATTAATTGTGGCTATTATATTTTATTCTCGAAGTTTTCTTTTCTGAAACCCCCTACCGTTTCTACTTACAAAACCTACCCAGTTTCTATTATTATTTGTGCTAAAAACGAAGCTGAAAATTTAGCAAAAAACATCCCCTCCATCTTAGCACAGGCATATCCAAATTTTGAAGTCATTTTAATTAACGACTCTTCCTCAGATAACACCTTAGATGTCATGGAAGATTTCGCCAACGAAGACAACCGAGTAAAAATTGTGAACGTTGAAAACAATGAAGCTTTTTGGGGAAACAAAAAATATGCCCTTACCCTTGGTATAAAAAAGGCAGTTAATAAGCGAATGCTATTTACCGATGCCGATTGTAAGCCTGCCTCGCCCAACTGGCTTGCCGAAATGACGAAAAACCTAGACCAAACAAAACAATTAGTTCTTGGTTATGGAGCTTATGTGAAGGAAAAAGGCTTTTTAAACGCATTAATACGTTTTGAAACTCTCATGACAGCGCTCCAGTATTTTTCTTACGCGAAAGCGGGCACACCCTACATGGGAGTTGGAAGAAATCTCGCGTACACCAGCAAACTGTACTACGACAATAACGGTTTTATAAGTCATATTCAGCTACCTTCTGGCGATGACGATTTATTTGTAAATGAGGTTGCTACCTCTGCAAATACCGTATTGTGCTTTTCCGAAGAGAGTTTTACGATTTCTAAGCCCAAAACAACATTTAAGGCTTGGCTACTTCAAAAAAGAAGGCATGTCACAACGGCCAAACTGTATAAACCAAAGCATAAATTTCTCTTAAGCACGTATTATGTCGCCAACCTACTCTTTTGGCTATTAACGCCTGTTTGTCTCTTACTAAGTAATTGGAAAATTGTTTTAGCTGTAGTTTTAGTACGGCTGCTATGTCAATATATTGTAGTAGGAAAAGCAGCTCAAAATCTGAAAGAGCGTAATCTAATACCATTTCTTCCTTTTTTAGAATTGTTTTTGGTATGCTTCCAATTGAGTATCTTTATTTTTAATAGTAGTGCAAAACCCACCCGTTGGAAATAA
- a CDS encoding membrane or secreted protein — protein sequence MKILLITIVLLLVAVAGIAIKLWAKKDGEFAGTCASQNPFLNKDGEACGFCGKTPDQFDTCQEETHS from the coding sequence ATGAAAATCTTACTCATTACAATTGTACTTTTATTAGTAGCAGTAGCAGGAATTGCCATAAAACTTTGGGCTAAAAAAGATGGTGAATTTGCAGGTACCTGCGCGAGTCAGAACCCGTTCTTAAACAAAGATGGTGAAGCTTGTGGTTTTTGTGGTAAAACACCAGACCAGTTCGATACGTGCCAGGAAGAAACTCATTCATAA
- a CDS encoding phosphatidylserine decarboxylase family protein: MFHKEGYKIILITFAIVAVLSLVANHFVGNQYYRGGIILVLIVFLILILQFFRNPKRHFSLNANQVLSPVDGKVVVIEEVFEKEYFKDKRLQVSVFMSPINVHVTRYPVGGPIVYSKYHPGKYLVAWHPKSSEENERTTVVVKSEKFGDVLHRQIAGALAKRIVNYAKEGDIAVQADDSGFIKFGSRVDIYLPIGTKINVALNQKVKGGISVLAEQ, translated from the coding sequence ATGTTTCATAAAGAAGGCTATAAAATTATTTTAATCACATTTGCGATAGTCGCTGTTCTTAGCTTAGTTGCAAATCATTTTGTAGGCAATCAATACTACCGAGGAGGTATTATCCTCGTACTTATCGTATTTTTAATACTAATTCTTCAATTTTTTAGAAATCCGAAACGACATTTTTCTCTTAATGCAAATCAGGTACTATCGCCAGTAGATGGAAAAGTAGTGGTTATTGAAGAGGTTTTCGAAAAAGAATACTTTAAAGACAAGCGATTACAAGTTTCAGTATTTATGTCGCCAATAAACGTTCACGTAACCCGTTATCCTGTAGGTGGCCCAATAGTGTATAGCAAATACCACCCTGGTAAGTATTTAGTAGCTTGGCATCCTAAATCGAGTGAAGAAAACGAACGTACCACAGTTGTTGTTAAGTCTGAAAAATTTGGAGATGTCTTGCATAGACAAATTGCAGGAGCACTTGCCAAACGCATTGTAAATTATGCTAAGGAAGGTGATATTGCTGTTCAAGCAGACGATAGTGGTTTTATAAAGTTTGGATCTAGAGTAGATATTTACCTTCCCATTGGGACCAAAATTAATGTAGCACTAAATCAAAAAGTAAAAGGAGGCATTTCTGTCTTAGCCGAACAATAA
- a CDS encoding valine--tRNA ligase: protein MALAAKYDAQSVEDKWYSYWMEQGYFHSEVNEKEAYTIVIPPPNVTGVLHMGHMLNNTLQDVLIRRARLKGFNACWVPGTDHASIATEAKVVAKLKAEGIDKDDLTREEFLEHAWEWTHKHGGIILEQLKKLGASCDWERTKFTMDEDLSKSVIKVFVDLYNKGKVYRGYRMVNWDPQAKTTLSDEEVNYVEKQGNLYYLNYKIEGSTDHLTIATTRPETILGDTAICINPNDDRFKHLKGKKAIVPICNRAIPIIEDTYVDMEFGTGCLKVTPAHDENDKILGDTHKLEVIDIFNDDATLNSFGMHYEGKDRFVARKEIVAELTEMGVLAKTEQHNNKIGTSERTGAVIEPKLSDQWFLSMKDLAQPALDAVLEKDVNLVPEKFVNTYRHWMENVRDWNISRQLWWGHQIPAYFYGDGKEDFVVAETIEAALPLAKEKAQNDSLTISDLQQDPDALDTWFSSWLWPISVFNGILEPENEEINYYYPTNDLVTAPEILFFWVARMIIAGYEYRGEKPFTNVYLTGIVRDKQRRKMSKSLGNSPDPIELMNQYGADGVRVGMLLSSPAGNDLMFDEDLCKQGSGFVNKIWNAYRLIDGWEVSETEKDTEAAAIAIKWYQNKFQKVLVEIEDHYSKYRISDALMATYKLIWDDFCSWLLEMVKPEYGKPIAATTYKQVLSILEENLKVLHPFVPFISEEIWQHITERTSEEALIVSTWPKAETFDESFIQEFEFAAEVISGIRTIRKQKNISFKDSIDLSVINNEKASTNFDAVISKLGKIATLSYTTEAVEGALTFRVKSNEYFVPIAGAINVEEEIAKLSEELAYTEGFLKSVQKKLSNERFVAGAPEQVVAVEKRKEADALAKIETIKASLKGLQ, encoded by the coding sequence ATGGCACTAGCAGCAAAATATGATGCGCAATCGGTTGAAGACAAATGGTATAGCTACTGGATGGAGCAGGGATATTTTCATTCAGAAGTGAATGAAAAAGAAGCGTATACCATCGTAATTCCGCCGCCAAACGTCACAGGAGTGCTGCATATGGGGCATATGCTTAATAATACCTTACAGGATGTACTTATTCGTAGAGCGCGTCTAAAAGGCTTTAACGCGTGTTGGGTACCAGGAACAGACCACGCATCTATTGCAACAGAGGCAAAGGTGGTTGCAAAATTAAAAGCAGAAGGAATTGATAAAGATGACCTTACCCGAGAAGAGTTTTTAGAACATGCTTGGGAATGGACCCATAAACACGGGGGTATTATTTTAGAACAACTAAAAAAACTTGGGGCCTCGTGCGATTGGGAACGTACAAAGTTTACGATGGATGAAGATCTGTCTAAATCTGTAATCAAGGTTTTTGTAGATCTCTACAATAAGGGGAAGGTATACAGAGGATACCGCATGGTTAATTGGGACCCACAGGCAAAAACTACGCTGAGCGATGAAGAAGTAAACTATGTAGAGAAGCAAGGAAATTTATATTATTTAAATTATAAAATTGAGGGTTCTACAGACCATTTAACAATAGCTACAACACGTCCAGAAACAATTTTGGGCGATACTGCCATTTGTATCAATCCGAATGACGATCGTTTTAAGCATTTAAAAGGTAAAAAGGCAATTGTACCTATTTGTAATCGCGCCATTCCAATTATTGAAGATACTTATGTAGATATGGAGTTTGGTACGGGTTGCTTAAAAGTAACGCCTGCTCACGATGAGAATGATAAAATATTAGGAGATACGCATAAGCTGGAAGTAATCGATATTTTTAATGACGACGCTACGTTAAATAGCTTCGGAATGCATTATGAAGGCAAAGACCGTTTTGTTGCGCGTAAAGAAATTGTAGCCGAGCTTACCGAAATGGGCGTTCTTGCTAAAACGGAACAACACAACAATAAAATTGGTACCAGCGAACGTACGGGTGCGGTAATTGAGCCGAAATTAAGCGACCAGTGGTTTTTGAGTATGAAAGACTTGGCGCAACCAGCATTAGACGCTGTGTTAGAAAAAGATGTGAATCTTGTGCCTGAAAAATTTGTAAATACCTACCGTCACTGGATGGAGAACGTTCGCGATTGGAACATCTCGCGTCAATTGTGGTGGGGGCATCAAATTCCGGCATATTTCTATGGCGATGGTAAAGAAGATTTTGTTGTTGCTGAAACAATAGAAGCTGCACTACCGTTGGCAAAGGAAAAAGCGCAGAATGATAGTTTAACCATATCAGACTTACAACAAGACCCTGACGCCTTAGACACGTGGTTTTCTTCTTGGTTGTGGCCAATTAGCGTTTTTAACGGAATACTTGAACCCGAAAATGAAGAGATTAATTATTACTACCCTACAAACGATTTAGTAACGGCACCAGAAATTTTATTTTTCTGGGTAGCCAGAATGATTATTGCAGGGTACGAATACCGTGGGGAGAAACCGTTTACAAATGTATATCTCACAGGTATCGTACGTGATAAACAGCGTAGAAAAATGAGTAAAAGTTTGGGGAATTCTCCAGACCCTATTGAGCTTATGAACCAATACGGGGCAGATGGCGTACGTGTAGGTATGTTACTAAGCTCACCAGCAGGAAACGATTTAATGTTCGACGAAGATTTATGTAAGCAGGGGAGTGGCTTTGTAAATAAAATATGGAATGCCTATCGATTAATTGACGGCTGGGAAGTTTCAGAAACTGAGAAAGATACAGAAGCTGCTGCTATCGCTATAAAGTGGTACCAAAACAAGTTTCAGAAAGTATTGGTAGAGATTGAAGATCATTATAGCAAATACAGAATAAGTGACGCTCTAATGGCCACTTATAAACTTATTTGGGACGATTTCTGTTCGTGGTTGCTTGAAATGGTAAAGCCTGAATACGGAAAACCAATCGCAGCTACCACATATAAGCAAGTACTTTCAATTCTTGAAGAAAACTTAAAGGTTTTGCATCCTTTTGTGCCTTTTATTTCTGAAGAAATTTGGCAACATATTACAGAGCGTACTTCTGAAGAAGCTTTAATTGTGTCTACATGGCCTAAAGCCGAAACTTTTGATGAATCTTTTATACAGGAATTTGAATTTGCTGCGGAAGTAATTTCAGGTATTCGAACCATTCGAAAACAAAAGAATATTTCATTCAAGGATAGTATTGACTTGTCTGTAATAAATAATGAAAAAGCTTCGACTAATTTTGACGCTGTGATCTCTAAATTAGGAAAGATAGCTACCCTTAGCTATACTACCGAAGCTGTGGAAGGCGCTTTAACCTTTAGAGTAAAATCTAATGAATATTTTGTTCCTATTGCAGGTGCAATTAACGTAGAGGAAGAAATAGCTAAACTTTCCGAAGAACTAGCATATACCGAAGGGTTCTTGAAAAGTGTTCAGAAAAAACTAAGCAATGAACGTTTTGTTGCGGGTGCTCCAGAGCAGGTGGTTGCTGTTGAAAAGCGTAAAGAAGCAGATGCACTAGCCAAAATTGAAACGATTAAGGCGAGTTTAAAAGGGTTGCAATAA